One Cydia amplana chromosome 18, ilCydAmpl1.1, whole genome shotgun sequence DNA segment encodes these proteins:
- the LOC134656337 gene encoding uncharacterized protein LOC134656337: MATKTSIGNLSQFDHNTQEWEIFSSRLKQFIVLNEIKDEMKQAVLLTHLHDDTYRLLKNLVYPKKVEVVGYDELLKVLDGHFTPKRCTFADKSKFYEATRDVGESVEKWAARIRGLAVHCEFGTSLDMLLLDKFVLGLRAGKERERLFEQDVTTLTLAKAMELAQQTECAQKARADAVAVTVKQEPVYRAGAQPSAGRRDPEARTCSVCGMRSHDESRCRYKSYRCQLCGEKGHLKKVCTSKKQSKCRVNNVEATEFSAEGGDCDNCQECKLLSLRSYN; this comes from the exons ATGGCTACTAAAACTTCTATCGGAAATTTAAGTCAGTTTGACCATAATACCCAAGAATGGGAAATTTTCAGTAGTCGTTTGAAGCAGTTCATCGTTTTAAACGAAATTAAAGATGAGATGAAACAGGCAGTGCTACTGACACACCTGCATGACGATACATACCGGCTATTGAAGAACCTTGTGTACCCAAAAAAGGTAGAAGTCGTTGGGTACGACGAGCTGTTGAAGGTGCTCGACGGTCATTTTACTCCGAAGAGGTGTACCTTCGCTGATAAGAGCAAATTCTACGAGGCAACGCGTGACGTGGGGGAGAGTGTCGAGAAGTGGGCGGCTAGGATCAGAGGACTCGCCGTGCACTGCGAGTTTGGAACCTCGCTGGACATGCTGCTGCTGGACAAGTTCGTGCTGGGGCTACGCGCCGGCAAGGAGCGCGAGCGACTCTTCGAGCAGGACGTCACCACGCTCACGCTGGCGAAGGCGATGGAGCTGGCACAGCAGACGGAGTGTGCGCAGAAGGCGCGCGCAGACGCGGTGGCCGTGACCGTGAAGCAGGAGCCGGTGTACCGGGCGGGCGCGCAGCCGTCCGCCGGCCGCCGGGACCCCGAGGCGAGGACCTGCTCGGTGTGCGGTATGAGGAGCCACGACGAGAGTAGGTGCCGATACAAGTCCTACCGGTGCCAGCTGTGTGGTGAAAAAGGACACCTCAAGAAAGTGTGTACTTCCAAAAAGCAGTCCAAGTGTCGTGTGAACAATGTTGAAGCAACAGAGTTCTCGGCAGAAGGTGGAGACTGTGATAATTGCCAGGAATGTAAACTTCTAAGCTTAAG GTCTTACAATTAA
- the LOC134656389 gene encoding myogenesis-regulating glycosidase-like: protein MAAILCLMLALAASTQAVDINILTTPSLQARLENNPYGGLNLLLKRKGLSEVVAVIGRRTGAIKDVVQDGDVVIQFANDTSMRVSVEAAGGGQILTITWEAPKGMRLEDCVNLGSRHWYGGPQQKRQYWPIERLTLVDYSYVTKEADNCGIAEPYWLNSEGIFYYFDKKVPLFVDQNDLEKNAACFVAQVKPPYSSKRERNELVYAVGIFDDVRKAHEYAVGKYLGKPSGVPDPLMIKYPIWSTWARYKTNVDHETVLKYADEINSYGFPNSQLEIDDLWEICYGSQTVDVDRFPNMKNTVQMLKAKGFRVTLWTHPFINKGCEPWYTEARNKGYLVFSEYGSVETSWWNDNETTTAYIDFTKPEARNWHIGRLKNLQNGYGFDSYKFDGGESDWSPQIPVLKGDIRDQPGVITADYVRAAAMFGPITEVRAGYRTQDLPIFVRMIDKDTYWTFENGLPTLITTLLQMNINGYPLVLPDMIGGNGYNEAPTKELFIRWLQANTFMPSMQFSYVPWDFDNETIAISKKFVQLHAKYSDQIVAACARAAQSGAPVNPPIWWVDPTDTTAHDIWDEYLLGETILVAPVVERGATERDVYLPAGTWLEQGDPNRTLQGGDWIRNYPAPLNTLPYFVKA, encoded by the exons ATGGCCGCCATTTTGTGCT TGATGCTAGCGCTGGCGGCGTCTACGCAGGCAGTGGACATCAACATATTGACCACACCCTCGCTGCAGGCGCGGCTCGAAAACAACCCTTATGGAGGGCTTAACCTGTTACTGAAACgaa AGGGATTGTCTGAGGTGGTTGCAGTAATCGGGCGGCGCACCGGCGCGATCAAAGACGTTGTCCAAGATGGCGACGTGGTGATCCAGTTCGCCAACGACACGTCCATGCGGGTGTCGGTGGAAGCCGCGGGGGGAGGCCAGATACTTACCATAACTTGGGAGGCGCCTAAGGGGATGAGGCTGGAGGACTGCGTTAATTTGG GCTCCCGACATTGGTACGGCGGTCCTCAGCAGAAGCGCCAATACTGGCCGATAGAGCGACTAACCCTCGTCGATTACTCCTACGTCACCAAGGAAGCCGACAACTGCGGCATCGCCGAGCCCTACTGGCTCAACTCCGAAGGCATCTTCTACTACTTCGACAAGAAAGTCCCTCTATTCGTCGACCAAAACGACTTGGAGAAAAACGCAGCTTGCTTCGTAGCTCAAGTCAAACCTCCCTATTCAAGCAAACGAGAGAGAAATGAGCTAGTTTATGCCGTAGGCATCTTTGATGATGTCAGAAAGGCACATGAATACGCGGTTGGTAAATATCTTGGTAAACCAAGCGGCGTACCTGATCCACTGATGATTAAGTATCCAATATGGTCGACATGGGCAAGATATAAGACTAACGTAGACCATGAAACGGTTCTTAAATACGCCGATGAGATCAACAGCTATGGATTCCCTAATAGCCAGTTGGAAATTGATGATCTTTGGGAGATCTGCTACGGATCCCAGACAGTTGATGTGGATAGGTTCCCGAACATGAAGAATACGGTGCAAATGTTAAAAGCGAAGGGATTCAGGGTGACGCTTTGGACGCATCCGTTCATCAATAAGGGGTGCGAGCCGTGGTATACGGAAGCGCGTAACAAGGG CTACCTGGTGTtctccgagtacgggtccgtgGAGACGAGCTGGTGGAACGACAACGAGACGACCACGGCCTACATCGACTTCACGAAGCCGGAGGCGAGGAACTGGCACATTGGGAGGCTGAAGAACCTTCAGAACGGGTATGGCTTCGACAGCTATAAGTTCGATGGGGGGGAGTCGGATTGGTCGCCGCAG ATTCCGGTACTGAAAGGTGATATCCGCGATCAACCCGGTGTGATCACCGCCGATTATGTTCGAGCTGCGGCCATGTTCGGGCCCATCACCGAAGTTCGAGCTGGCTACAG GACGCAAGACCTCCCGATCTTCGTGCGCATGATTGACAAGGACACGTACTGGACGTTCGAGAACGGCCTCCCCACGCTCATCACGACGCTGCTTCAGATGAACATCAACGGGTACCCGCTAGTGCTGCCCGACATGATTGGAGGGAATGG ATACAATGAAGCTCCGACCAAGGAGCTGTTCATCAGGTGGCTGCAGGCCAACACTTTCATGCCCAGCATGCAGTTCTCATACGTGCCGTGGGACTTTGACAACGAG ACGATTGCCATAAGCAAGAAGTTCGTCCAGCTGCACGCAAAATACTCGGACCAGATAGTGGCCGcgtgcgcccgcgccgcgcagAGCGGCGCGCCCGTCAACCCGCCCATATGGTGGGTCGACCCTACCGACACCACCGCGCATGATATTTGGGATG AATACCTCCTCGGCGAGACCATCCTGGTGGCACCCGTCGTAGAGCGGGGCGCCACCGAGCGCGACGTGTACCTCCCCGCCGGCACGTGGCTAGAGCAGGGGGACCCTAACAGGACGCTGCAGGGAGGCGACTGGATCCGCAACTACCCCGCACCCTTAAATACACTGCCCTATTTTGTTAAAGCATAA